From the Candidatus Ozemobacteraceae bacterium genome, one window contains:
- a CDS encoding HEAT repeat domain-containing protein, producing the protein MSWFTRKITDPLETFERLQSPDTSVSQGAFDDFVANLNHFFVEFLCEKFEENKNQQLRLRILGIFAARHETLSLEDYQSILKLINYPDQVFREVFKEILQSVDEPRLKPLVNILCTTGDSGIRAVIQFAIEKSGIVSKFLQKWSAYTPKEKILYLEEMVNLQNPQLYPIFIDILKEDSLEASREDKKIIQVEFSKHIEKIKGHTFLELCIKNMQNIDQSMRYSVFKCLQFHQDAFFSKLFDNFGKKSESYRLKIMQILEQIADPNSYKYLFPHLLDKAKSIPPVVTSTIQSIVKHFADELDGMTPEAIGTPEMLEKIAMYVKPLEEHLSDTYVQASMVLSECLLRIGRHHEDTILKNLPKIHKYNDSYLNGFLKGLDVEDRKTLLIKACCYKELDTGRTALALLGNPTENFIIETLNSLLLEHFMEVPPQIQSEIINLMMDPRLKRFIEEVLYHNDATLRSRILQILAESGSPNALTVLVSKMRDPDFTVRKTILDLLTLKHFQSEAGTEVIINFLKDTEPKIVFQAIELLKDRDHPQILAALTKLLGVNDTRIKQAAQAAIAYITRRKFLTGFDKMPPEAKLAIGLSLIKMDPGFLEDMTRDLSSSDQRTRVLAAKVLEVLCEQIPPELKPNLIVAIQDPDPIVRSVVIMGLGKIGGPSVSQMLIGFLKDQDDRVRANAVEALANVGELTDAEAIIPCLYDKNNRVRANTVITLWRLGYYQIYEPVLEMLRHPDKWMRASAAFALGEIKDSRFMPVLIQCLRDPDADVRRNVIQSLGKISDALSLAPYIKPLRFDPDEGVRRAVSDILAAAIKAKSKA; encoded by the coding sequence ATGAGCTGGTTCACGCGAAAGATCACAGATCCGCTCGAGACGTTCGAGCGCCTCCAGTCACCCGACACGAGCGTGTCACAGGGTGCCTTCGATGATTTCGTCGCGAATCTCAACCACTTCTTCGTCGAGTTTTTGTGCGAGAAGTTCGAGGAGAACAAGAACCAGCAGTTGCGGCTCCGTATCCTCGGGATCTTCGCCGCGAGACACGAAACGCTCTCGCTCGAGGATTACCAGTCCATCCTCAAGCTGATCAACTATCCCGACCAGGTCTTTCGCGAGGTGTTCAAGGAGATCCTCCAGAGCGTGGACGAGCCAAGGCTCAAGCCACTCGTGAACATCCTCTGCACCACCGGCGATTCTGGCATCCGGGCCGTTATCCAGTTCGCGATCGAAAAATCCGGCATCGTCTCGAAGTTCCTGCAGAAATGGTCGGCCTATACGCCCAAGGAGAAAATCCTCTATCTCGAGGAAATGGTCAACCTGCAGAACCCGCAGCTGTACCCGATCTTCATCGATATCCTCAAGGAGGACTCGCTCGAGGCCTCCCGCGAAGACAAGAAAATCATCCAGGTCGAGTTCAGCAAGCATATCGAGAAAATCAAGGGCCACACCTTCCTCGAGCTGTGTATCAAAAATATGCAGAACATCGACCAGTCGATGCGCTACTCGGTGTTCAAGTGTCTCCAGTTCCACCAGGACGCGTTTTTCAGCAAGCTGTTCGACAACTTCGGCAAGAAGAGCGAGTCATACCGCCTGAAGATCATGCAGATCCTCGAGCAGATCGCCGATCCCAATTCCTACAAGTATCTGTTCCCGCATCTGCTGGACAAGGCGAAGTCCATCCCCCCCGTCGTCACGAGCACCATCCAGTCGATCGTCAAACACTTCGCCGACGAACTCGACGGCATGACCCCCGAAGCGATAGGCACCCCGGAGATGCTCGAAAAGATCGCGATGTATGTGAAACCCCTCGAAGAGCATCTTTCCGACACGTATGTCCAGGCAAGCATGGTCCTGTCGGAATGTCTTCTCCGAATCGGCCGCCATCACGAGGACACCATTCTCAAGAACCTTCCAAAGATTCACAAATATAATGATAGCTATCTCAACGGTTTCCTCAAGGGCCTCGACGTCGAAGACCGGAAGACCCTTCTGATAAAGGCCTGCTGTTACAAGGAACTCGATACGGGCCGGACCGCACTGGCACTTCTCGGCAATCCGACGGAAAATTTCATCATCGAAACACTAAACTCGCTCCTGCTCGAACATTTCATGGAAGTCCCCCCGCAGATCCAGAGCGAGATCATCAACCTGATGATGGACCCGCGACTCAAGCGGTTCATCGAAGAAGTCCTGTATCACAACGATGCCACCCTCCGGTCCCGCATCCTCCAGATCCTCGCCGAAAGCGGTTCTCCGAACGCGCTCACCGTGCTCGTGTCGAAGATGCGCGACCCCGACTTCACCGTTCGCAAGACGATCCTGGACCTGCTCACCCTGAAGCACTTCCAGAGCGAAGCCGGCACGGAAGTGATCATCAACTTTCTGAAGGACACCGAGCCGAAGATCGTCTTCCAGGCCATCGAGCTTCTGAAGGACCGCGATCATCCCCAGATCCTGGCCGCCCTGACCAAGCTCCTGGGCGTGAACGACACGCGCATCAAGCAGGCGGCTCAGGCGGCGATCGCCTACATCACACGTCGCAAGTTCCTGACCGGCTTCGACAAGATGCCACCCGAGGCGAAGCTCGCCATCGGCCTCTCCCTGATCAAAATGGACCCCGGCTTCCTCGAGGACATGACCCGCGACCTCTCCTCATCCGACCAACGAACGCGCGTGCTCGCCGCGAAAGTGCTCGAGGTGCTGTGCGAGCAGATTCCGCCCGAGCTGAAACCGAACCTGATCGTCGCGATCCAGGATCCCGACCCCATCGTCCGGTCCGTCGTCATCATGGGCCTTGGAAAAATCGGCGGTCCCTCGGTCTCCCAGATGTTGATCGGATTCCTGAAAGACCAGGACGATCGCGTCCGGGCGAACGCGGTCGAGGCCCTCGCGAACGTCGGCGAACTCACAGACGCCGAAGCGATCATTCCCTGCCTCTACGACAAAAACAATCGGGTCCGGGCGAACACCGTCATCACTCTTTGGAGACTCGGTTATTACCAGATCTACGAGCCCGTTCTCGAGATGCTCCGCCACCCCGACAAATGGATGCGCGCATCCGCGGCGTTCGCCCTCGGGGAGATCAAGGACAGCCGCTTCATGCCGGTCCTCATCCAGTGCCTGCGCGATCCCGATGCGGATGTCAGGCGGAACGTCATCCAGAGCCTCGGAAAAATTTCGGACGCGTTATCGCTGGCCCCCTATATCAAACCGCTCAGATTCGATCCGGATGAAGGCGTGCGCAGAGCCGTCTCGGATATCCTGGCAGCCGCGATCAAGGCAAAGTCAAAGGCATGA
- the tatC gene encoding twin-arginine translocase subunit TatC, translating into MFAPNTADAPLLDHLAELRRRIIIAVVSAFAGFLAAWAASDSLVPLALHPLRQAAPGLRLVTLSVTEGFVTTIKLSAWAGITLAFPVIVWQVWAFVAPALTPAERPWAVVLLIPALLCFAAGAFFCWAIILPPALGFLIAANGADFLPSISYGAYIDFVVVFMLVTGILFELPLLLAFLDAIGILPVERLRSHRRHCIVIAFIIGAIFSPPDVVSQVLVSVPIVLLTEAGIWLSVLRRHISRPS; encoded by the coding sequence ATGTTTGCTCCAAACACCGCTGACGCCCCCCTTCTCGACCATCTCGCCGAACTGAGGCGCCGGATCATCATTGCCGTCGTCTCGGCGTTCGCCGGCTTTCTCGCCGCGTGGGCGGCATCGGACAGCCTGGTGCCGTTGGCGCTTCACCCCCTGAGACAGGCGGCCCCGGGGCTGCGACTGGTGACGCTCTCGGTCACCGAAGGGTTCGTCACGACCATCAAACTGTCGGCCTGGGCCGGAATCACCCTCGCTTTTCCCGTGATCGTCTGGCAGGTCTGGGCGTTCGTCGCCCCCGCCCTGACACCGGCCGAGCGACCATGGGCCGTCGTCCTGCTCATTCCGGCGCTGTTGTGTTTCGCCGCCGGGGCCTTCTTCTGCTGGGCGATCATACTTCCGCCGGCGCTGGGCTTTTTGATCGCCGCGAACGGAGCCGATTTCCTTCCGTCGATTTCATACGGCGCCTACATCGATTTCGTCGTCGTCTTCATGCTCGTGACCGGAATTCTGTTCGAACTGCCCCTTCTTCTCGCCTTTCTCGACGCGATCGGCATTCTCCCCGTCGAGCGGCTCCGGTCACACCGACGCCATTGCATCGTGATAGCTTTTATCATTGGCGCTATATTTTCACCTCCCGACGTCGTCTCACAGGTTCTCGTCTCGGTGCCGATCGTCCTTCTGACGGAAGCGGGAATCTGGCTTTCCGTCCTGCGGCGGCACATTTCCCGCCCTTCCTGA
- a CDS encoding FxLYD domain-containing protein, which yields MSRYRPWLLSGLLIGCITFTVMGQNPPAPQRTSPAVPQRTSPLARLSGLQEDWNPQSPGPTGKPADSGAQAFLTQAKAMLADGRPAEAKEALKTAIRLEPMNIEGWNLYDRAVEAEYLLRAREEKVSPVIERDLKPVFAIDRVESYTEYNSLYVVGELRNVSDAMRQRIELSAELFDENKQELRRESGRLRLKDRGLFPSESSLFEIEFPNPPPGVKSYRVRVTNYE from the coding sequence ATGAGTCGTTATCGTCCATGGCTGCTTTCCGGCCTGCTCATCGGCTGCATCACCTTCACCGTGATGGGCCAGAATCCGCCCGCCCCCCAGCGCACGTCTCCGGCCGTCCCCCAGCGGACCTCTCCCCTCGCCCGGCTTTCCGGCCTCCAGGAGGACTGGAATCCCCAGTCGCCGGGCCCCACGGGAAAACCCGCAGATTCCGGCGCCCAGGCGTTTCTCACGCAAGCCAAGGCCATGCTGGCCGATGGTCGGCCAGCCGAAGCAAAAGAAGCGCTGAAAACTGCAATCCGGCTCGAACCGATGAATATCGAAGGGTGGAATCTGTACGACCGGGCCGTCGAGGCGGAATACCTGCTCCGTGCGCGCGAGGAAAAAGTCAGCCCCGTCATCGAGCGCGATCTGAAGCCTGTTTTCGCCATCGACCGGGTCGAAAGCTACACTGAGTATAATTCCCTCTATGTCGTGGGGGAGCTGCGCAACGTCTCAGACGCCATGCGTCAGCGCATCGAGCTTTCAGCGGAACTGTTCGACGAAAACAAACAGGAACTCCGGCGGGAAAGCGGAAGGCTGCGATTGAAGGATCGCGGCCTCTTTCCCAGCGAGAGTTCCCTGTTCGAGATCGAGTTTCCGAACCCGCCTCCTGGCGTCAAATCATACCGGGTGCGGGTCACGAACTACGAGTAA
- a CDS encoding DNA-directed RNA polymerase subunit beta, which translates to MAEDRTFRDIPNLIDIQLKSFEWFLQPGVSPADRKNHGLQEVFLEVFPIQDYVGNLCLEYSEYGLGLPMCKNCPQLKLNKKCLYDDCSFTEKDCEIAFIGDTPFRVKHSPDQCRKRDLTYSIPLNIKVQLIMQQTGEVKEQEIFLVNLPCMTERGTFIINGAERVVVSQLHRSPGVYFSFNRAKKIYSAKIVPYRGAWMEFELDLMKDAIFVRLDRKRKIPITTFLRALGFSTDEEILDLFDRNETIASSLKFDKQAIGGSEGPDKVAKAVTESLKVIFSKLRQGDLFVEENARTLIRSLFFDPKKYDLGFVGRYKMDKKLRLADRLSEQIAFKDVVNPANKEIIVKAGEKVSKRLADMLETMMLPIFIELGDALKGYRIMYNMGYTDVRLRDVTGSLTMLAGRTAYESVIDKKSGEIVIEKNTTITEDAEKQLQDLGVSSVPVVKDRVLCYEDIIGVIRYLIDLSNGIGRLDDIDHLSNRRIRCCGELLQNQFRISLSRMERVIKERMTIHDLDSYTPQLLINTRPVSAVVDEFFGSSQLSQFMDQTNPLAELTHKRRLSALGPGGLKRERAGFEVRDVHPTHDGRICPIETPEGPNAGLIASLAVYAKVDEYGFITTPLCQVEEETGRINFKKLEYKDAYDEDRFIIGQPDVRLEYDRKSGYGKMVGDVVPVKYFRDDYEFEFADRSEVEYVKFSPLQMVSVASALIPFLEHDDANRALMGTNMQRQAVPLIQTEPPLVGTGLESRAAHDSGAMVLARSAGTVEYIDANEIRIRRASRRKDDEKIALTEQAFRKIQGRKIMDTIVDPLTGEIIIEAGQPLDITYLSRLASLCSEVRLQQESIDTYRLQKFMRSNQGTCINQKTSVKIGDKVRPGDVIADGPATANGELALGRNVLVAFMPWEGYNFEDAIILSERLVKDDVFTSIHIEEYEIDARDTKLGPEEITRDIPNVGEDALKNLDDEGIIRIGAEVESGDILVGKVTPKGETELTAEDKLLRAIFGEKAREVRNTSLTVPHGEKGKIVDVMVFSRDNGDELQYGVNKLVRAFVAQKRKITVGDKMAGRHGNKGVISRIVPVEDMPYLADGRSIDIILNPLGVPSRMNVGQVLETHLGWAAEKLNKCYGTSIFNAGRALKNEDYVMNELKKAYDSDPHHLVDQQGKAQLFDGRTGDPFHKPIMVGMIYILKLAHLVDDKMHARSTGPYSLVTQQPLGGKAQFGGQRFGEMEVWALEAYGAAHVLQELLTVKSDDVEGRVQVYETIIKGKNIMKPGIPESFKVVVSELQSLGLQVDLKKGTSGVSLAEGGERPLLMQEAEADDWEDEAEREEAEDIDDVGTDTDDDDDSDSSDDDDIESE; encoded by the coding sequence ATGGCTGAAGATCGGACGTTCCGGGACATCCCGAACCTGATCGACATCCAGTTGAAGTCGTTCGAGTGGTTTCTCCAGCCCGGCGTTTCTCCCGCGGACCGCAAGAATCACGGTCTCCAGGAGGTTTTCCTCGAGGTGTTCCCCATCCAGGATTACGTCGGAAATCTCTGCCTTGAGTACAGCGAATACGGCCTGGGCTTGCCGATGTGCAAGAACTGTCCCCAGCTCAAGCTCAACAAGAAGTGCCTCTACGACGACTGCAGCTTCACGGAAAAGGACTGCGAGATCGCGTTCATCGGCGACACGCCGTTCCGCGTCAAGCACAGCCCCGACCAGTGCCGCAAGCGCGATCTGACCTACTCGATCCCGCTGAACATCAAGGTCCAGCTGATCATGCAGCAGACGGGCGAGGTGAAGGAGCAGGAGATCTTCCTGGTCAATCTCCCTTGCATGACCGAGCGCGGCACCTTCATCATCAACGGCGCCGAGCGCGTCGTGGTCAGCCAGCTGCATCGTTCTCCCGGCGTGTATTTCAGCTTCAACCGCGCCAAGAAGATCTACTCCGCCAAGATCGTGCCGTATCGCGGCGCCTGGATGGAGTTCGAACTCGACCTGATGAAGGACGCGATCTTCGTTCGCCTCGACCGGAAGCGCAAGATCCCGATCACCACCTTCCTGCGAGCTCTCGGTTTCAGCACCGACGAGGAGATTCTCGACCTGTTCGACCGGAACGAGACGATCGCCAGCTCCCTCAAGTTCGACAAGCAGGCGATCGGCGGCTCCGAAGGCCCCGACAAAGTCGCCAAGGCCGTCACGGAATCGCTCAAGGTCATCTTCTCGAAGCTCCGCCAGGGCGACCTGTTCGTCGAGGAAAACGCCCGCACCCTCATCCGCAGCTTGTTCTTCGATCCGAAGAAATACGACCTGGGCTTCGTCGGCCGCTACAAGATGGACAAGAAGCTCCGCCTCGCCGATCGCCTGTCCGAGCAGATCGCGTTCAAGGATGTCGTGAACCCGGCGAACAAGGAAATCATCGTGAAGGCCGGCGAGAAGGTCTCGAAGCGCCTTGCCGACATGCTCGAAACCATGATGCTGCCGATCTTCATCGAACTCGGCGACGCCCTCAAGGGATATCGCATCATGTATAACATGGGCTATACCGATGTCCGCCTCCGCGACGTCACCGGAAGCCTCACGATGCTTGCCGGCCGCACCGCCTACGAGTCCGTCATCGACAAGAAAAGCGGCGAGATCGTCATCGAGAAGAACACGACGATCACCGAGGATGCCGAGAAACAACTCCAGGATCTGGGCGTCTCCTCCGTGCCGGTCGTGAAAGACCGCGTTCTGTGCTACGAGGACATCATCGGCGTCATCCGATATCTGATCGACCTCTCGAACGGTATCGGCCGCCTCGACGACATCGACCACCTGTCGAACCGCCGCATCCGCTGCTGCGGTGAGCTGCTCCAGAACCAGTTCCGCATTTCCCTCTCCCGCATGGAGCGCGTGATCAAGGAACGCATGACGATCCACGATCTCGACAGCTACACGCCGCAGCTGCTCATCAACACCCGGCCGGTTTCGGCGGTGGTCGACGAGTTCTTCGGCAGTTCGCAGCTCTCCCAGTTCATGGACCAGACGAACCCCCTCGCCGAGCTGACCCACAAGCGTCGCCTCTCGGCCCTCGGGCCGGGCGGTCTCAAGCGCGAGCGCGCCGGCTTCGAAGTCCGCGACGTCCATCCGACCCACGACGGCCGCATCTGCCCGATCGAGACGCCTGAAGGTCCGAACGCCGGCCTCATCGCCAGCCTGGCCGTCTACGCCAAGGTGGACGAGTATGGTTTCATCACCACGCCCCTCTGCCAGGTCGAGGAGGAAACCGGCCGTATCAATTTCAAGAAGCTCGAATACAAAGATGCGTATGACGAAGACCGGTTCATCATCGGGCAGCCCGACGTGCGCCTCGAGTATGACCGCAAGAGCGGATACGGGAAAATGGTCGGCGACGTCGTGCCGGTCAAGTATTTCCGCGACGACTACGAGTTCGAGTTCGCCGATCGCAGCGAGGTCGAATACGTTAAATTCTCGCCTCTCCAGATGGTCAGCGTCGCCTCGGCCCTCATTCCGTTCCTCGAACACGATGACGCCAACCGCGCCCTGATGGGCACGAACATGCAGCGCCAAGCCGTTCCGCTGATCCAGACCGAGCCACCGCTGGTAGGAACCGGCCTCGAATCACGCGCCGCGCACGACTCTGGCGCCATGGTTCTCGCCCGCAGCGCCGGCACCGTCGAATACATCGACGCCAACGAGATCCGCATCCGCCGCGCCAGCCGCCGCAAGGACGACGAGAAGATCGCCCTGACCGAACAGGCATTCCGCAAGATCCAGGGTCGCAAGATCATGGACACGATCGTCGACCCGCTCACCGGCGAGATCATAATCGAAGCCGGCCAGCCCCTCGACATCACCTACCTGTCGCGGCTTGCCTCCCTCTGCAGCGAAGTCCGCCTGCAGCAGGAATCCATCGACACCTACCGCCTCCAGAAGTTCATGCGCTCCAACCAGGGAACCTGCATCAACCAGAAGACCTCGGTCAAGATCGGCGACAAGGTCCGCCCCGGCGACGTCATCGCCGACGGCCCGGCCACCGCGAACGGCGAGCTGGCCCTCGGTCGCAACGTTCTGGTCGCATTCATGCCTTGGGAAGGCTACAACTTCGAAGATGCCATCATCCTTTCCGAGCGCCTGGTGAAGGACGACGTGTTCACGTCGATCCATATCGAAGAGTATGAAATCGACGCCCGCGACACCAAGCTCGGGCCGGAAGAAATCACCCGCGACATCCCGAACGTCGGCGAGGACGCCCTCAAGAACCTCGATGACGAGGGCATCATCCGCATCGGCGCCGAAGTCGAATCGGGCGACATCCTCGTCGGCAAGGTCACCCCGAAGGGCGAGACCGAACTGACGGCAGAAGACAAGCTGCTCCGCGCGATCTTCGGCGAGAAGGCCCGCGAAGTCCGCAACACCTCCCTCACCGTCCCGCACGGCGAGAAGGGCAAGATCGTCGACGTCATGGTGTTCTCGCGCGACAACGGCGACGAACTCCAGTATGGCGTGAACAAGCTGGTCCGCGCGTTCGTCGCGCAGAAACGCAAGATCACGGTCGGCGACAAGATGGCCGGACGGCACGGCAACAAGGGCGTCATTTCCCGCATCGTGCCGGTCGAAGACATGCCGTATCTGGCCGACGGCCGCTCGATCGACATCATCCTGAACCCCCTGGGCGTTCCCTCCCGCATGAACGTCGGACAGGTTCTCGAGACGCACCTCGGCTGGGCCGCCGAAAAGCTCAACAAGTGCTACGGCACCTCGATCTTCAACGCCGGCCGCGCCCTCAAGAACGAAGACTACGTCATGAACGAGCTGAAGAAGGCGTATGACAGCGATCCGCACCACTTGGTCGACCAGCAGGGCAAGGCGCAGCTGTTCGACGGCCGCACCGGAGATCCGTTCCACAAGCCGATCATGGTGGGCATGATCTATATCCTCAAGCTGGCCCACCTCGTCGACGACAAGATGCACGCCCGCTCGACCGGCCCGTACAGCCTCGTCACCCAGCAGCCTCTCGGCGGCAAGGCGCAGTTCGGCGGCCAGCGCTTCGGAGAAATGGAAGTCTGGGCCCTCGAAGCCTACGGCGCCGCGCACGTCCTGCAGGAACTGCTGACGGTCAAGTCCGACGACGTCGAAGGCCGCGTCCAGGTCTACGAGACGATCATCAAGGGCAAGAACATCATGAAACCCGGCATCCCGGAATCCTTCAAGGTCGTCGTTTCCGAACTTCAGAGCCTGGGTCTCCAGGTCGACCTGAAGAAGGGGACGAGCGGTGTTTCTCTCGCGGAAGGCGGCGAACGGCCGCTGCTGATGCAGGAAGCCGAAGCCGACGACTGGGAAGACGAAGCCGAGCGCGAAGAGGCTGAGGACATCGACGATGTTGGCACCGACACCGACGACGACGACGATTCCGACAGCTCCGACGACGACGACATCGAGAGCGAGTAA
- the rpsL gene encoding 30S ribosomal protein S12, with amino-acid sequence MPTINQLIRKARQAVRYKSSSPALSCCPQRRGVCTVVKTTTPKKPNSALRKIARVRLTNKVEVTAYIPGIGHNLQEHSVVMIRGGRVKDLPGVRFHIIRGTLDCAGVANRKQARSKYGAKRPKK; translated from the coding sequence GTGCCGACCATCAACCAACTCATCCGGAAGGCGCGGCAGGCTGTGCGTTACAAGTCATCGTCGCCGGCCCTGTCCTGTTGTCCGCAGCGGCGCGGCGTCTGCACCGTCGTCAAGACCACGACGCCCAAGAAGCCGAACTCCGCTCTGCGCAAAATCGCCCGCGTCCGCCTCACCAACAAGGTGGAAGTGACGGCGTACATCCCCGGTATCGGTCACAATCTGCAGGAGCACTCCGTTGTGATGATTCGCGGCGGCCGCGTCAAGGATCTCCCCGGCGTGCGCTTCCACATCATTCGCGGAACTCTCGACTGCGCCGGTGTTGCAAATCGCAAGCAGGCTCGTTCGAAATACGGCGCCAAGCGGCCCAAGAAGTAA
- the rpsG gene encoding 30S ribosomal protein S7: MPRRGHVVKRDLTPDSVYNSKLVTRFINNLMERGKRSIATRIFYTAVEKLSKANNNENPLELFKKTIDMAKPIVEVRSKRIGGANYQVPVEVKQDRAIALAFRWILGFSRARKEKSMADRLAGEFVEIVKNTGATMKKRDEVHRMAEANKAFAHYRV; this comes from the coding sequence ATGCCTCGTCGAGGACATGTTGTCAAGCGTGATCTGACGCCTGATTCCGTCTACAACTCCAAGCTCGTTACCCGCTTCATCAACAATCTGATGGAGCGCGGGAAGCGCAGCATCGCCACCCGCATTTTCTACACCGCCGTCGAGAAGCTGTCTAAGGCGAACAACAACGAGAATCCTCTCGAGCTGTTCAAGAAGACCATCGACATGGCCAAACCGATCGTCGAAGTCCGCAGCAAGCGCATCGGCGGCGCCAACTACCAGGTGCCGGTCGAAGTGAAGCAGGACCGCGCGATCGCTCTCGCTTTCCGCTGGATCCTCGGCTTCAGCCGGGCCCGCAAGGAAAAGTCGATGGCCGACCGTCTGGCCGGCGAGTTCGTCGAAATCGTCAAAAATACCGGCGCTACTATGAAGAAGCGCGATGAAGTTCACCGCATGGCCGAAGCCAACAAGGCTTTTGCGCATTATCGCGTGTGA
- the fusA gene encoding elongation factor G, which yields MTARESMKKVRNIGIIAHIDAGKTTTSERILYYTGRSYKLGEVHEGTATMDWMVQEQERGITITSAATKCHWQDCDINIIDTPGHVDFTAEVERSLRVLDGGVVVFCAVGGVQPQSETVWRQANKYGVPRIAFVNKMDRVGANFAKVVKQIKERLMARPVPIVIPIGAEAKFIGHVDLVTMEAHVWPEDPENKGTEFEIQPIPESLKHQAEEARGYLLECLSTYNDEILEKYLEDQPIDPAIVKATLREATIKGKLFPVICGSAFKNKGVQALLDAVVDYLPSPLDIPAARGTDARTGEEIEVPADPEAPFAALVFKIMTDPHIGKLVYLRVYSGTLDAGTQVMNVTRSQKDRIGRLLQMHANQRQDLASAKAGDIVAAVGLKRVGTGDTIASGDFQVLMESIKFPETVISVAIEPKTQADLAKLGMVLNALMEEDPTFKAKIDQDTGQTIIAGMGELHLEIIVDRIIREFKVQASIGRPQVAYKEGIRRSAKGECRYVKQTGGRGQYGHVVLTIEPIERGKGFEFINATVGGVIPREYIKGVEQGVKDALADGVIAGFPMVDVKATLLDGSYHAVDSSDLAFRNAAFEATKDALVKASPVLLEPFMKVEIETPDQYMGDIIGNINARRGKVLNVEMREDVRVIDCQTPLSDMFGYSTQLRSLSQGRATFTMEISHYDLVPDSVAEKILGMTGRRLQPQQLAAG from the coding sequence ATGACCGCCCGTGAATCAATGAAAAAGGTGCGCAACATCGGCATCATAGCACATATCGATGCCGGCAAGACGACCACGTCCGAACGCATTCTCTACTACACGGGTCGGAGCTACAAGCTGGGCGAAGTCCATGAAGGCACAGCCACCATGGACTGGATGGTCCAGGAGCAGGAGCGCGGCATTACCATCACGAGCGCCGCCACGAAGTGCCATTGGCAGGATTGTGACATCAACATCATAGACACACCCGGGCACGTGGATTTCACCGCCGAAGTTGAGCGGTCGCTGCGTGTCCTGGACGGCGGTGTCGTGGTGTTCTGCGCCGTCGGAGGCGTACAGCCGCAGTCCGAAACCGTCTGGCGGCAGGCCAATAAATACGGTGTTCCCCGCATCGCTTTCGTCAACAAGATGGATCGGGTCGGCGCCAACTTCGCCAAGGTCGTGAAACAGATCAAGGAACGGTTGATGGCCCGCCCTGTGCCGATCGTTATTCCGATCGGTGCAGAGGCCAAGTTTATCGGTCACGTCGATCTGGTCACGATGGAAGCCCATGTGTGGCCCGAGGACCCTGAAAACAAGGGAACGGAGTTCGAGATTCAGCCGATCCCGGAGAGTCTGAAACACCAGGCCGAAGAGGCTCGTGGGTACCTTCTCGAGTGTCTTTCGACCTACAACGACGAGATTCTCGAGAAGTATCTCGAGGACCAGCCGATAGACCCGGCCATCGTCAAGGCGACGCTTCGCGAAGCCACGATCAAGGGTAAGCTGTTCCCCGTCATCTGCGGCTCGGCGTTCAAGAACAAGGGCGTTCAGGCCCTTCTCGACGCCGTCGTCGACTACCTGCCGTCTCCCCTCGACATTCCGGCCGCTCGCGGCACCGACGCCAGAACCGGCGAAGAGATCGAAGTTCCGGCCGATCCCGAGGCCCCGTTCGCGGCTCTCGTGTTCAAGATCATGACTGACCCCCACATCGGCAAGCTGGTATATCTCCGGGTATATTCAGGCACGCTCGACGCAGGGACGCAGGTCATGAACGTTACGAGAAGCCAGAAAGACCGTATCGGCCGCCTGCTCCAGATGCACGCCAACCAGCGCCAGGACCTCGCGTCCGCGAAGGCCGGCGACATCGTCGCAGCGGTCGGCCTCAAACGGGTCGGCACCGGCGATACCATCGCCAGCGGCGACTTCCAGGTTCTGATGGAGTCGATCAAGTTCCCCGAAACCGTCATATCTGTCGCTATTGAACCGAAGACCCAGGCCGACCTTGCCAAGCTCGGAATGGTGCTCAACGCCCTCATGGAGGAAGACCCGACCTTCAAGGCGAAAATCGACCAGGATACTGGCCAGACGATCATCGCCGGAATGGGAGAACTTCACCTCGAGATCATCGTCGATCGCATCATCCGCGAGTTCAAGGTCCAGGCGAGCATCGGCAGGCCGCAGGTCGCATACAAGGAGGGCATCCGCCGATCCGCGAAGGGCGAATGTCGGTACGTCAAACAGACGGGCGGTCGCGGCCAGTATGGTCATGTCGTCCTGACTATCGAGCCGATTGAGCGCGGTAAGGGCTTCGAGTTCATCAACGCGACGGTCGGCGGCGTGATTCCCCGCGAATACATCAAGGGCGTCGAACAGGGCGTCAAGGATGCGCTGGCGGACGGCGTGATCGCCGGCTTCCCGATGGTCGATGTGAAGGCGACGCTGCTCGACGGTTCGTATCACGCGGTCGACAGCTCGGATCTCGCGTTCCGCAATGCCGCGTTCGAGGCCACGAAGGATGCGCTCGTCAAGGCTTCACCGGTGCTTCTCGAGCCGTTCATGAAGGTGGAGATCGAGACGCCCGACCAGTATATGGGCGATATCATCGGCAATATCAACGCTCGTCGCGGCAAGGTCCTGAATGTCGAGATGCGAGAAGATGTTCGTGTCATCGATTGCCAGACCCCCCTGTCGGACATGTTCGGATACTCGACGCAGCTTCGGTCGCTCTCACAAGGCCGCGCGACGTTCACGATGGAAATCTCCCATTACGATCTGGTCCCCGACTCGGTCGCCGAGAAAATTCTCGGAATGACCGGGCGACGGCTTCAGCCCCAACAACTGGCGGCAGGTTGA